The following coding sequences are from one Pseudomonas mendocina window:
- a CDS encoding sugar transferase, translated as MIRVFDVVLSLLGLLFGFPVLILIYVLGLLDTGAPLFRQARVGRGKRPFTLVKFRTMAVDTASVASHLASSASITRLGAFLRKTKLDELPQLWNVLRGEMSLVGPRPNLFNQEELIAERELRAVYDVRPGITGLAQVQGIDMSTPALLAETDQQMIRSMSISLYFSLIMQTALGKGAGDRVVH; from the coding sequence GTGATACGTGTTTTTGATGTTGTTCTGTCCTTGCTGGGGTTGCTCTTCGGCTTTCCAGTATTGATCTTAATCTATGTTCTTGGCTTGTTGGATACAGGTGCGCCCCTGTTTCGTCAGGCGCGTGTGGGGCGTGGTAAGCGGCCGTTTACGTTAGTCAAGTTTCGAACGATGGCGGTTGATACGGCCTCTGTGGCAAGCCACTTGGCCTCCAGCGCGTCGATCACGCGCTTGGGCGCTTTTCTGCGCAAGACCAAGCTGGACGAGCTACCGCAGCTCTGGAATGTGCTCAGGGGGGAAATGAGTCTGGTTGGGCCTAGGCCTAATCTATTCAATCAGGAAGAGCTGATTGCCGAGCGCGAATTGCGCGCTGTGTATGATGTTCGCCCTGGCATAACGGGGTTGGCCCAAGTGCAGGGGATCGATATGTCTACGCCGGCTTTGCTTGCCGAAACTGACCAGCAGATGATCCGGTCAATGTCGATCTCTCTCTATTTCAGCCTGATTATGCAAACAGCCTTGGGAAAAGGTGCTGGCGACCGAGTGGTGCATTGA
- a CDS encoding nucleoside-diphosphate sugar epimerase/dehydratase, which translates to MNGLRQFLVSLPRRQKRLLQLLADIILVWVALWLSFAVRLGEIDAAKPFSGHSWLFIVAPLIALPIFIRLGMYRAVMRYVGSDALITIAKAVSLSALVLALAVYWYRGPTAIVPRSMVFNYWWLSLLLLGGLRLGMRQFFTGDWLEPFARQRDAVAGISRVAIYGAGTAGNQLVAALRLGRAMRAVAFVDDDAGVANRVIAGLRVYTPKHIQQMIDETGADEILLAMPSISRARRREILDALEPYALHVRSVPGFTDLASGRVKVEDIQEVDIADLLGRDAVPPQQELFERCIKNQVVLVTGAGGSIGSELCRQILVSGARTLLLFEHSEFNLYNIHGELQQRIERESLPIKLVPILGSIRHFERLFDILQTWRVNTVYHAAAYKHVPMVEHNVAEGVLNNLVGTLNAAQASIKAGVANFVLISTDKAVRPTNVMGSTKRLAEMVLQALSRESAPLLFGDESGVHHVNKTRFTMVRFGNVLGSSGSVIPLFREQIKQGGPVTVTHPNITRYFMTIPEAAQLVIQAGSLGLGGDVFVLDMGEPVKIADLAEKMIRLSGLSVRDERNPHGDIAIEFTGLRPGEKLYEELLIGEDVKPTEHPMIMRAEEDMLPWEELKVRLQELVAAVDEDDYARVRMLLRETVHGYVPEGEIVDWIHLRNRER; encoded by the coding sequence ATGAACGGTTTGCGCCAGTTTCTGGTGAGTTTGCCCAGGCGTCAGAAGCGTTTGTTGCAGTTATTGGCCGATATCATTCTCGTCTGGGTTGCGCTTTGGCTGTCGTTTGCCGTTCGTTTAGGGGAAATCGATGCGGCCAAGCCCTTTTCTGGGCATAGCTGGTTGTTCATTGTCGCTCCGCTGATTGCTCTGCCTATTTTCATCAGGTTGGGCATGTATCGGGCTGTGATGCGTTATGTGGGTAGTGATGCGCTCATTACTATCGCAAAAGCCGTATCTCTCTCGGCGCTGGTGTTGGCGCTTGCGGTTTACTGGTACAGGGGGCCCACGGCGATTGTGCCGCGCTCTATGGTTTTCAATTACTGGTGGCTCAGTCTGTTGCTATTGGGCGGTCTGCGTCTTGGGATGCGCCAATTCTTCACTGGCGATTGGCTTGAGCCTTTTGCCCGACAACGTGATGCTGTAGCAGGCATATCCCGGGTTGCTATTTACGGCGCTGGAACGGCCGGCAATCAGTTGGTCGCCGCTTTACGGTTGGGGCGTGCGATGCGGGCGGTAGCATTCGTGGACGACGATGCTGGAGTTGCCAATCGAGTTATTGCCGGGTTGCGAGTTTATACACCCAAGCATATTCAGCAGATGATCGACGAGACGGGGGCTGACGAGATTCTGCTTGCGATGCCGTCTATTTCGCGAGCGCGACGGCGCGAGATCCTTGATGCGTTAGAACCTTATGCATTGCATGTCCGCAGCGTGCCTGGGTTCACCGATCTGGCCAGTGGGCGAGTGAAGGTCGAGGATATTCAGGAGGTCGATATAGCTGATCTTTTGGGTCGCGATGCTGTGCCGCCTCAGCAAGAATTGTTCGAGCGCTGTATCAAGAATCAGGTGGTTCTGGTCACCGGCGCTGGTGGCTCAATTGGTTCGGAGCTATGTCGGCAAATTCTGGTGAGCGGGGCTCGAACCTTGCTGCTTTTCGAGCACAGCGAGTTCAATCTTTACAACATCCATGGCGAGTTGCAGCAGCGAATCGAGCGGGAGTCGCTACCGATCAAGCTAGTGCCGATTTTGGGGTCTATCCGTCACTTTGAGCGGTTGTTCGACATCCTGCAGACTTGGCGCGTTAATACCGTTTATCACGCCGCTGCGTACAAGCATGTGCCGATGGTTGAGCATAACGTCGCTGAGGGTGTGCTTAATAATCTGGTCGGCACACTCAATGCGGCGCAGGCTTCGATCAAGGCGGGTGTTGCCAATTTTGTGCTGATCTCAACCGACAAGGCAGTACGACCCACTAATGTCATGGGCAGTACCAAGCGCTTGGCTGAGATGGTGCTGCAGGCGCTGAGTCGTGAGTCTGCGCCGTTGCTGTTCGGTGATGAATCAGGTGTTCATCACGTCAACAAGACCCGTTTTACTATGGTGCGCTTCGGTAATGTGCTTGGTTCTTCTGGGTCGGTTATTCCGCTGTTCAGGGAGCAGATCAAGCAAGGCGGGCCGGTGACGGTGACTCACCCGAATATCACGCGCTATTTCATGACGATCCCTGAGGCGGCGCAGCTGGTCATTCAGGCCGGTTCGTTAGGGCTGGGTGGTGATGTGTTCGTGCTGGATATGGGGGAGCCGGTGAAGATCGCTGATCTTGCTGAGAAGATGATTCGGCTGTCCGGCTTGAGTGTGCGTGACGAGCGTAATCCTCATGGGGATATCGCTATCGAGTTCACTGGGTTGCGCCCTGGGGAGAAGCTTTATGAGGAGCTATTGATTGGCGAGGATGTGAAGCCGACTGAGCATCCGATGATCATGCGCGCCGAAGAAGACATGTTGCCTTGGGAGGAGCTCAAGGTGCGCCTGCAGGAGTTAGTGGCAGCAGTCGATGAAGATGATTATGCGCGCGTGCGTATGCTGCTGCGTGAAACAGTGCATGGTTATGTGCCGGAGGGTGAGATTGTCGACTGGATTCATCTCAGAAACCGGGAGCGTTGA
- a CDS encoding helix-hairpin-helix domain-containing protein encodes MLKVRLSSLLFAVLAFFSLAATAAETPKTESAKPAAVQVAQVAVVNLNTADAATLQRELLGIGATKAQAIVAYREEHGNFASVDELLEVKGIGEATLEKNRDKLSVN; translated from the coding sequence ATGCTGAAAGTCCGTCTTTCCTCTCTGCTGTTCGCTGTTCTTGCTTTCTTCTCTCTGGCTGCAACCGCAGCTGAAACTCCGAAAACCGAAAGTGCCAAACCGGCTGCTGTTCAGGTGGCGCAGGTTGCTGTGGTCAATCTGAATACCGCTGATGCTGCAACCTTGCAGCGCGAGCTTTTGGGTATTGGAGCGACAAAGGCGCAAGCGATTGTGGCTTACCGGGAAGAGCACGGTAACTTTGCCTCGGTCGATGAGTTGCTTGAGGTCAAGGGTATCGGTGAGGCGACGCTAGAGAAAAATCGCGATAAGTTGAGTGTTAACTGA
- a CDS encoding amino acid aminotransferase, translated as MSLFSAVEMAPRDPILGLNEAFNADTRTTKVNLGVGVYYNEEGRIPLLRAVAEAEKARIEAHAPRGYLPIEGIAAYDKAVQELLFGKGAALIDAGRVITTQALGGTGALKIGADFLKRLLPDATVAISDPSWENHRALFESAGFPVHNYRYYDPFSNGVNRGGMLEDLRNLPARSIVVLHACCHNPTGVDLQLEDWKAVLEVLREREHVPFLDIAYQGFGDGIDQDAEAVRLFAESGLEFFVSSSFSKSFSLYGERVGALSLVTASREESTRVLSQLKRVIRTNYSNPPTHGATVVASVLNSTELRAMWEAELGEMRDRIRSMRLAMVEQLAALGAKRDFSFVAEQRGMFSYSGLTVEQVERLKEEFGIYAVGTGRICVAALNNGNLDSVTRAIHAVL; from the coding sequence ATGAGTCTCTTCTCTGCCGTCGAAATGGCTCCGCGCGATCCCATCCTGGGCCTCAACGAAGCATTCAACGCGGACACCCGCACCACCAAGGTCAACCTTGGCGTGGGCGTCTACTACAACGAGGAGGGGCGAATTCCGCTGCTGCGCGCCGTCGCAGAAGCCGAAAAAGCGCGCATTGAGGCGCACGCTCCGCGTGGCTACCTGCCGATCGAAGGCATCGCCGCTTACGACAAGGCCGTGCAGGAACTGTTGTTCGGCAAGGGCGCGGCGCTGATCGACGCCGGCCGCGTAATCACCACCCAAGCCCTCGGCGGCACCGGCGCGCTGAAGATCGGCGCTGACTTCCTCAAGCGCCTGCTGCCGGACGCCACCGTGGCCATCAGCGACCCAAGCTGGGAAAACCACCGTGCCCTGTTCGAGTCCGCCGGTTTCCCGGTGCATAACTACCGCTACTACGATCCGTTCAGCAACGGCGTAAACCGCGGCGGCATGCTCGAAGACCTGCGCAACCTGCCGGCGCGCTCCATCGTCGTGCTGCATGCCTGCTGCCACAACCCCACCGGCGTCGACCTGCAGCTGGAAGACTGGAAAGCCGTACTGGAAGTGCTGCGCGAGCGCGAGCATGTGCCGTTCCTCGATATCGCCTACCAGGGTTTCGGTGACGGCATCGACCAGGACGCCGAAGCCGTGCGCCTGTTCGCCGAGTCAGGCCTGGAATTCTTCGTCTCCAGCTCCTTCTCCAAGTCGTTCTCGCTGTACGGCGAGCGCGTCGGCGCCCTGTCGCTGGTCACCGCTAGCCGCGAAGAGTCGACTCGCGTGCTGTCGCAGCTCAAGCGTGTGATCCGCACAAACTACTCCAACCCGCCGACCCACGGCGCTACCGTGGTCGCCAGCGTGCTCAACAGCACCGAACTGCGCGCCATGTGGGAAGCCGAACTGGGCGAAATGCGCGACCGCATCCGCAGCATGCGCCTGGCCATGGTCGAGCAACTGGCCGCATTGGGCGCCAAGCGTGACTTCAGCTTCGTCGCCGAGCAGCGCGGCATGTTCTCCTACTCCGGCCTAACCGTGGAGCAAGTGGAACGCCTGAAGGAAGAGTTCGGCATCTACGCCGTCGGCACCGGCCGCATCTGTGTCGCCGCGCTGAACAACGGCAACCTGGATAGCGTCACACGCGCCATCCACGCCGTGCTTTAA
- the uvrB gene encoding excinuclease ABC subunit UvrB produces the protein MSEFQLVTRFKPAGDQPEAIRLMVEGLEAGLSHQTLLGVTGSGKTFSIANVIAQVQRPTLVLAPNKTLAAQLYGEFKAFFPNNAVEYFVSYYDYYQPEAYVPSSDTFIEKDASINDHIEQMRLSATKALIERKDVIVVCTVSSIYGLGSPEEYLKMVLHLDRGDKMDQRALLRRLAELQYTRNDMDFARATFRVRGDVIDVFPAESDLEAIRVELFDDEVESISAFDPLTGEVIQKLPRFTFYPKSHYVTPRETLLEAVEHIKVELQQRLEYLRGANKLVEAQRLEQRTRFDLEMILELGYCNGIENYSRYLSGRPAGAPPPTLYDYLPDEALLVIDESHVSVPQVGAMYKGDRSRKETLVEYGFRLPSALDNRPMRFEEWEAACPQTIFVSATPGPYEGEHAGRVVEQVVRPTGLVDPDLEVRPARTQVDDLLSEIRLRVAVGDRVLVTTLTKRMAEDLTDYLGDHDVKVRYLHSDIDTVERVEIIRDLRLGAFDVLVGINLLREGLDMPEVSLVAILDADKEGFLRSERSLIQTIGRAARNLNGKAILYADNMTGSMQRAIGETERRRAKQIAFNEANGIVPKGVQKDVKDILEGAVVPGARSNKRKGMAKAAEESARYENELRSPSEITKRIRQLEEKMYALARDLEFEAAAQLRDEIQKLRDRLLQV, from the coding sequence ATGTCCGAGTTTCAGTTGGTGACCCGCTTCAAACCTGCCGGCGATCAGCCCGAGGCGATCCGCCTGATGGTCGAGGGGCTGGAGGCCGGTCTTTCGCACCAGACCCTGCTCGGCGTGACCGGCTCGGGCAAGACCTTTTCCATTGCCAACGTGATTGCCCAAGTGCAGCGCCCGACCCTGGTGCTGGCGCCGAACAAGACCCTGGCCGCTCAGCTCTACGGTGAGTTCAAGGCGTTCTTCCCTAACAACGCCGTGGAGTATTTCGTCTCCTACTACGATTACTACCAGCCCGAAGCCTACGTGCCGTCGTCCGACACCTTCATTGAGAAGGATGCCTCGATCAATGACCACATCGAGCAGATGCGCCTTTCGGCGACCAAGGCGCTGATCGAGCGCAAGGACGTGATCGTGGTGTGCACGGTGTCGTCGATCTACGGCCTGGGTAGCCCCGAGGAGTACCTGAAAATGGTGCTGCACCTCGACCGCGGCGACAAGATGGATCAGCGTGCGCTGCTGCGGCGCCTGGCCGAGCTGCAGTACACGCGCAACGATATGGATTTTGCCCGCGCGACGTTTCGTGTGCGCGGCGATGTGATCGATGTATTTCCGGCAGAGTCGGATCTGGAGGCCATTCGCGTCGAACTGTTCGATGACGAAGTGGAGAGCATCAGCGCCTTCGATCCTCTGACCGGCGAGGTGATCCAGAAGTTGCCGCGTTTCACCTTCTACCCCAAGAGCCACTACGTCACCCCGCGCGAAACCCTGCTGGAGGCGGTGGAGCACATCAAGGTCGAGCTGCAGCAGCGTCTGGAGTACCTGCGTGGGGCGAACAAGCTGGTGGAGGCGCAGCGCCTGGAGCAGCGCACACGCTTCGATCTGGAGATGATCCTCGAGCTGGGCTACTGCAACGGCATCGAAAACTACTCGCGCTACCTGTCCGGCCGCCCTGCGGGGGCGCCGCCGCCCACTCTGTACGACTACCTGCCGGATGAAGCGCTGCTGGTGATCGACGAGTCCCACGTCTCGGTGCCGCAGGTCGGGGCCATGTACAAGGGCGACCGCTCGCGCAAGGAAACGCTGGTGGAGTACGGCTTCCGCCTGCCGTCGGCGCTGGATAACCGGCCAATGCGTTTCGAGGAGTGGGAGGCGGCTTGCCCGCAGACCATTTTCGTTTCCGCCACGCCCGGGCCATACGAGGGCGAGCATGCCGGTCGCGTCGTCGAGCAGGTGGTGCGGCCGACTGGCCTGGTCGATCCTGATCTGGAGGTGCGCCCGGCGCGTACCCAGGTCGATGATCTGCTCTCGGAGATTCGCTTGCGCGTGGCGGTGGGGGATCGCGTGCTGGTCACCACCCTGACCAAGCGCATGGCCGAGGATCTGACCGATTACCTGGGTGACCATGACGTCAAGGTGCGTTACCTGCATTCGGACATCGATACGGTGGAGCGGGTCGAGATCATCCGTGATCTTCGTCTCGGCGCCTTTGATGTGCTGGTGGGTATCAACCTGCTGCGTGAGGGCCTGGACATGCCCGAGGTATCGCTGGTGGCGATCCTCGATGCGGACAAGGAGGGTTTCTTGCGCAGTGAGCGTTCGCTGATCCAGACCATTGGCCGCGCGGCGCGCAACCTCAATGGCAAGGCGATTCTCTACGCCGACAATATGACTGGCTCGATGCAGCGTGCCATCGGCGAGACCGAGCGCCGCCGTGCCAAGCAGATCGCCTTCAACGAAGCCAACGGCATCGTGCCCAAGGGCGTGCAGAAAGACGTCAAGGACATTCTCGAAGGCGCCGTGGTGCCGGGCGCGCGCAGCAACAAGCGCAAGGGCATGGCCAAGGCAGCGGAGGAGAGTGCTCGCTACGAGAACGAACTGCGCTCGCCGAGCGAGATCACCAAGCGTATTCGTCAGCTGGAAGAGAAGATGTACGCCCTGGCGCGCGACCTGGAGTTCGAGGCCGCGGCGCAACTGCGCGACGAGATCCAGAAACTGCGGGATCGGTTGTTGCAGGTGTAA
- a CDS encoding MDR family MFS transporter, translating into MVGDALIRPTAEPSRRDWIAVMSAMLGAFMAVLDIQITNSSLKDIQGALSATLEEGSWISTSYLVAEIIMIPLTAWLVQLLSARRLAVWVSVGFLIASLLCSLAWSLESMIVFRALQGFTGGALIPLAFTMTLIKLPEHHRAKGMALFAITATFAPSIGPTLGGWLTENWGWEYIFYINVPPGLLMIAGLLYGLEKKAPHWELLKTTDYAGIVTLGMGLGCLQVFLEEGHRKDWLESQLIVGLGSVALVSLILFVILQISRPNPLINLGVLRERNFGLASISSLGLGVGLYGSIYVLPLYLAQIQGYNAMQIGEVIMWMGVPQLFLIPLVPKLMKIISPKWLCALGFALFGAASFFSGVLNPDFAGPQFNHIQIVRALGQPLVMVTVSLIATAYILPQDAGSASSLFNILRNLGGAIGIALLATLLDARAKVYFDYLRESIVPTNPQVEERLHLLTQTLGSEQAALAKLSQIVHEQAIIMAYNDAFHFIGIALAVSMLAILLTRKLPQNMAGGGAAH; encoded by the coding sequence ATGGTGGGTGATGCGCTGATCCGCCCGACGGCGGAACCCAGCCGCCGCGACTGGATCGCCGTGATGAGCGCCATGCTCGGCGCCTTCATGGCGGTGCTGGATATCCAGATCACCAACTCCTCGCTGAAGGACATCCAGGGCGCGCTGTCCGCAACGCTTGAGGAAGGCTCGTGGATTTCCACGTCCTACCTGGTGGCCGAGATCATCATGATCCCGCTGACCGCCTGGCTGGTGCAGTTGCTCTCGGCACGCCGCCTGGCCGTATGGGTGTCGGTGGGCTTTCTGATCGCCTCGCTGCTGTGCTCCCTCGCCTGGAGCCTGGAAAGCATGATCGTGTTCCGCGCGCTGCAGGGCTTCACCGGCGGCGCGCTGATCCCGCTGGCGTTCACCATGACGCTGATCAAGCTCCCCGAGCACCACCGGGCCAAGGGCATGGCACTGTTCGCCATCACCGCCACCTTCGCCCCCTCCATCGGCCCAACACTCGGTGGCTGGCTGACCGAGAACTGGGGCTGGGAGTACATTTTCTACATCAACGTGCCGCCTGGCCTGCTGATGATCGCCGGTCTGCTCTATGGCCTGGAGAAGAAGGCGCCGCACTGGGAGCTGCTGAAGACCACCGATTACGCAGGCATCGTCACTCTGGGTATGGGCTTGGGTTGTCTGCAGGTTTTTCTCGAAGAAGGTCATCGCAAGGACTGGCTGGAATCGCAACTGATCGTCGGGCTGGGCAGCGTGGCATTGGTCAGCCTGATCCTGTTCGTCATCCTGCAGATATCCCGCCCCAACCCGCTGATCAACCTCGGCGTACTGCGTGAGCGCAACTTCGGCCTGGCCAGCATTTCCAGCCTGGGCCTCGGCGTCGGGCTGTACGGTTCGATCTATGTGCTGCCGCTGTACCTGGCACAGATCCAGGGCTACAACGCGATGCAGATCGGTGAAGTGATCATGTGGATGGGCGTGCCGCAGCTGTTCCTGATCCCGCTGGTGCCCAAGCTGATGAAGATCATCTCGCCAAAATGGCTGTGCGCCCTGGGCTTCGCCCTGTTCGGCGCGGCGAGTTTCTTCTCCGGCGTGCTCAACCCGGACTTCGCCGGCCCGCAGTTCAACCATATCCAGATCGTGCGAGCACTCGGCCAGCCGCTGGTGATGGTCACCGTGTCGCTGATCGCCACGGCCTACATCCTGCCGCAGGATGCCGGCTCGGCCTCCAGCCTGTTCAACATCCTGCGCAACCTGGGTGGAGCCATCGGTATCGCCCTGCTGGCCACCCTGCTGGATGCCCGCGCCAAGGTCTATTTCGACTATCTGCGCGAATCCATCGTGCCAACCAACCCGCAGGTAGAGGAACGCCTGCACCTGCTGACGCAGACACTGGGCAGCGAGCAGGCGGCCCTGGCCAAGCTCAGCCAGATCGTCCATGAGCAAGCGATCATCATGGCTTACAACGATGCCTTCCACTTCATCGGCATCGCCCTGGCGGTGAGCATGCTGGCGATCCTGCTGACGCGAAAGCTGCCGCAGAACATGGCGGGCGGTGGCGCGGCGCATTGA
- a CDS encoding HlyD family secretion protein codes for MPAKLQRRLFVFVILLVLIAGALLAHWLLVGRYHESTDNAYVQGEITRVSSQLNARIEKVLVRDNQHVEAGQLLAVLEDADFRLARQRALAALETHQAERTQAQSKLDQQASLIAASQADVSASQATLERAKLDLGRAQTLRKPGYVSEERVTTLAADNRVARSQVAKAQADLQAQRQQVASLEAELKRLDALILSSQADLEQADLNLSRTQIHAPISGLVGQRSAREGQVVQSGAYLLSLVPDQDIWIQANFKETQIGRMRPGQKAELLFDSYPDTPIEGRIDSLFAASGAQFSLLPPDNATGNFTKVVQRIPVKLTFAADNPLRGLIRPGMSVEVTVDLRSDDSHGG; via the coding sequence ATGCCTGCCAAACTGCAACGTCGCCTTTTCGTCTTCGTGATCCTGCTGGTGCTGATTGCCGGCGCCCTGCTCGCCCATTGGCTGCTGGTCGGTCGCTACCATGAAAGTACCGACAACGCTTATGTGCAGGGCGAGATCACTCGGGTCTCCAGCCAGTTGAATGCGCGCATCGAAAAAGTGCTGGTGCGCGACAACCAGCATGTAGAAGCCGGCCAGCTCCTGGCAGTACTGGAAGACGCCGATTTCCGCCTGGCCCGCCAACGCGCCCTCGCCGCACTGGAAACCCATCAGGCCGAGCGCACACAAGCGCAGAGCAAGCTTGACCAGCAGGCCAGCCTGATCGCCGCCAGCCAGGCCGACGTTTCTGCCAGCCAGGCCACCCTCGAGCGCGCCAAGCTCGACCTGGGCCGCGCCCAGACCCTGCGCAAGCCGGGTTATGTCTCCGAGGAGCGCGTCACCACCCTGGCCGCCGACAACCGCGTGGCCCGCTCGCAGGTAGCCAAGGCGCAGGCCGACCTGCAGGCGCAACGCCAACAAGTCGCCAGCCTTGAAGCCGAACTCAAGCGCCTGGACGCGCTGATCCTCTCCTCCCAGGCCGACCTGGAACAAGCCGACCTCAACCTCTCGCGCACGCAGATTCATGCGCCGATCAGCGGCCTAGTCGGCCAGCGCTCGGCACGCGAAGGCCAGGTGGTACAGAGCGGCGCCTACCTGCTGTCGCTGGTGCCGGATCAGGACATCTGGATCCAGGCCAACTTCAAGGAAACCCAGATCGGCCGCATGCGCCCGGGGCAGAAAGCCGAGCTGCTGTTCGACAGCTATCCGGACACGCCTATCGAAGGCCGCATCGACAGCCTGTTCGCCGCCTCCGGCGCGCAGTTCAGCCTGCTGCCGCCAGACAACGCCACCGGCAACTTCACCAAGGTGGTGCAGCGCATCCCGGTCAAGCTGACCTTCGCCGCTGACAACCCGTTGCGCGGGCTGATCCGCCCCGGCATGTCGGTGGAGGTCACCGTGGATCTGCGCAGCGACGATAGCCATGGTGGGTGA
- a CDS encoding LysR family transcriptional regulator has protein sequence MGLDDALIFTRVVDCHSFTQAATSLGMQKSTVSRRIALLEERLGVRLLNRTTRKLRLTEVGQAYYERCRQIMLDFAEAEQAVMQLQREPSGLLRITSPIEFGQLFLGRVLGEFMRQYPQIDAEVELTSRLVDPLEEGVDIAIQVGQPQDSTLIARKLFESGRRLCASPAYLAAHGTPRSVAELEGHRAILLQHDAPRYWPLLGEHLPCQRVMTCNNITFAREATLAGAGISGLPVMISEEAVRSGRLVELLPEARLPVGEVYAIYPSRRFQAMKVKTFLDFLIASLPITRGGLLEPGAAGLLTSPA, from the coding sequence ATGGGGCTGGATGATGCTTTGATTTTTACCCGGGTAGTGGATTGCCACAGTTTCACGCAGGCCGCGACCAGCCTGGGTATGCAGAAGTCGACGGTGAGTCGGCGTATCGCACTGCTTGAGGAGCGCCTGGGCGTGCGTCTGCTCAATCGCACCACGCGCAAGTTGCGCCTCACCGAAGTCGGCCAGGCTTATTACGAGCGCTGCCGGCAGATCATGCTCGACTTCGCCGAGGCCGAGCAGGCGGTGATGCAGCTGCAACGCGAACCCTCCGGGCTGCTGCGCATTACTTCGCCGATCGAGTTCGGTCAGTTGTTTCTCGGGCGTGTGCTGGGTGAGTTCATGCGCCAGTACCCGCAGATCGACGCCGAGGTGGAGTTGACCTCGCGCTTGGTGGATCCGCTGGAGGAGGGCGTGGATATCGCCATCCAGGTCGGCCAACCGCAAGATTCCACCCTGATCGCGCGCAAGCTGTTCGAAAGCGGTCGACGATTGTGTGCAAGCCCTGCGTACCTCGCGGCGCACGGTACGCCGCGTAGCGTCGCCGAACTGGAGGGGCATCGGGCGATACTGTTGCAGCACGACGCGCCGCGCTACTGGCCGTTGCTGGGCGAGCACCTGCCGTGTCAGCGGGTGATGACCTGCAACAACATCACCTTTGCCCGTGAGGCGACGCTGGCGGGCGCCGGGATTTCCGGGTTGCCGGTGATGATCAGCGAAGAGGCGGTGCGCAGCGGCCGCCTGGTCGAGCTGTTGCCCGAGGCACGCTTGCCGGTAGGCGAGGTGTATGCCATCTACCCGTCGCGGCGCTTCCAGGCGATGAAGGTCAAGACTTTCCTCGACTTCCTCATCGCCAGCTTGCCGATCACCCGTGGCGGGTTGCTGGAGCCAGGGGCCGCCGGCCTGCTAACATCGCCCGCTTGA